aggatCCCCAGCCTCCCCGTCCTCCTTCTTGCCGGCTTCGGAAGAGCCACCACCCGAGGGGGAAGCGACAGAGTCCGACGACCAACGAGCTCCCCGCCTCATGTCCGGAGCGTCCATCCTCGAGGGAcccgaggagaagaaggaagagaagaaggaagagaagaaggagaagaagaagagggaggagaagaaggaagagaagaaggaagagaagaaggaagagaagaaggaagagaagaagaagagggaggagaagaaggaagagaagaagaagaaagagaaggagaagaatgaaagaacgaaggagacgaagagaaggaagaacagaggaagaaaacgagtaGAACGGGGGGAAAACAGTGAAGAAAGACGCCGACACTGTGAGGTCGCAATGTGCGCTtagaaaacaggagagaagcacacCGACAACTGCACTTGATTCGTGGAATCGAAGCCTGCTTTGTCTTGGCCTCTTTCTGTTCCAGCGCCTTTTGAACGCAAGAGGAAACTCGCCGTGTCCGTTCACCTGCAAGTTCTCTACTTTGTTCACGGGgtcgtctttgttttcttcgccttccgaGCCTTCTTCGCAGACACTCTATTCCTTTGGGGGCTGTCGCTCTCCCTAACGGAATCTTGGAGGTCTTTGTTCACCGCATCCACGTTCTCGCAAAGGCGGCGCTTCCGTCgatctctctcgctttccccgGCGACTTCATGGTCCCTGGAGAACGACTCATCCAGAAGACTTGGCTCCGCACACTGAAATGCCCGAAAAATCTGTAGAAAACATTACTTGCTTTCTAGAAGCAGCTGAAAACGAGGTGCCTAGAGTGCCAACGAGGAAAGTCAcggagcagcgagagacacaacgTCCTCGATCGGCTGTTGCGCCGGTTTAAAAATACCCGCAAAGAACAGAGGGGTCCTCCCCCACAGCTTCCTTCGAGAAATGCGAGGCGACTTTGTTCtagaagaggaaaagaattCCCCAGAAATGCTTGCGATTGCCACTGTCCCGTCTCAGGAAAAATCCTCGCGGCCGGGGAGGACGTTGCAGGAGATCGGTGTGCTCGGCAGGTCGCGCAGAGAGTAACTCTGTGACCCCCTAGATGCTCTCCTAACCCTGTTGAAGAGTAAAGACCATaaacagcgaaaaaaggTTTTCCTCGCTTGGCGGGATCTCCGCGGAACGCGAACTGAACACCTGTAGCTGATCGGGGAAAAAAGACGGCCTTTCTCCCgcagaacgaaggaaaagcaTGCGAGTGTGCGCCAGCCCAGCTTCACGAGCGCTGGCGACAAGCGAACTCGCAAACGAGGTCGCAAGAGAGCGTCGCGAGTTGCGAGGTTCTTGAATTCTGCCGCGACgctctgtttcgtctgtACTTCTAAAGAACAGTTCAGAGGAAAAGACACTCGAAAAACCCACGCATGCGATCAGAACTGAATCTGGAAGGTCCGGAAAACCGTATCCATGACGCGCTGCTGCGGCCGCGAGGACGAGACTCGTCGACCCTGGAAACGCAGTGGCCTCGAagcgcagagacacccgaagaACTTCGGTGGACTCCgtgtcttcgcctcgcgttcttcgTGAGGAAAAAAGCCTTTCGAAACGACTTGGGGGGGGGAAGAGGGGCGAATAACGCGGACTGTGCGCAGAAGTGTGTGCGGTATACAAAGCTCAGGCGGCCTGATCTAGCGTACGAGGTACTATACGGACGGAACTTTTGGGTGGAGAGCAAGTGCCTGGGGAGACTGGACGAAAGAGCGACCTAAGGAACTGCAGAAAGCAtgggagcagaagagacggggaagacaaAGGAGTCAATCGAGGGCGGATTCCACGCATTTCTTACGCCTTCTCTGGATACGGCCGGGGTGTATGGAGGAACGTCGTGAGTCCAGTACTCGACAGATCAGGTAGACACTTCCCTGCTTCGTTCTGCATACGAGAGCGAGTCTGGTTTTTTGTGGAGCTGTCGCGTCGTTTATGTCACACTCGCCAGTTCTGTCACGTCTTTTTATACGATAAAGAGCACTTTTGAGAGCGCTTCGCTGTAGTCAACATCAACACAACTTTTAGGGTCCGCGAAGAGGGAGGCCAGAAGACTTTGGAAAGAAGGACTCGCGCACTTCATTCTTCCGTTGCCTGTCACATTTCCCTGTTCTCTAATGTAAACGGTCCTACGACTGGAGTAGACTCTGCAGGTCAAGTTACCGCCTGGAAAAAAGCATTCGCGGCCGCGGGGTCGACGCACGATGAGTAAGAGTCTTGGGAACGTGGGTTCTATTTGAATGCGAAAAAAGgctttctgctctccctGCGGACGGAGTTTCACGCTATGTCACAAGTTTTAGATGGAGAACGTCAAGTCGAACTTGTGGAGTGAAGAAGCTATATCTGTTTCGGTGTGGCGGTGTCTTTGTTAGGTCCTCACACTTGGCAGAGCGGAGAACCGGAGTTCTCTGGACGGCTTCGCCGTGTTCTTTCACTCCGCAAAAGTTTGGGGTGTCAGTTTCTGAGTCGAATCTTTGGacctctgcagctgctttATGGGTTTCTGTCCGTGAAACGCATCAGAAGAGACATTTTCCTGTGTCACTGCATCTGTGACGGCTTCCGCGCTCCTCTGAGAGTCGCTTTCAAGACGCGGACGCCTTAGATTCCAAGTGCGTATGCGCATCTCGTTCGCACCCGTCGACTGCAGAACAGTGGCTTCTGTTCTGTCTTGAACATTTTGCGAGGACACCCCCCCCAGATCACGGCCCTCCTGTTCCGTCAGAAGTCTGCGCCCCTGCTGGTGCGcgcgttcgcgtctctgaaGACAGAACGTGATCTTCAGtccccctctctcctgctgcgCGTTCTAGACTGAGCcgcctcttttttccagCTGGGGGCTGAACTGTCTGTCTGCCTGGAGTATTacttttttcttttgcgtcttcgtttctctcgcagtCTGCCAGCTTGTCTCTGCAAGTACACGCAACCGCCACTGTTCGCAGGATTCCAGCATTCCAGCCAAGCACCATGGAGATATGTCAACTGCCTCGTGTGCGTCACCTCAGGATGATGGTGGCTGTCGCGTTAGGtgccctcctcttcctctcgatcTGTGGGGAACGGATCCTCGGGAGCGCGGCCTCGAGTGTCGCCGCAGAGCAGCGCGCTACCCCGCAAATCGCTTCTGACTCTGAACAAGAAAAGGGTACATcctccgaagaagacgcaggaccCGTCGCCCCCGAagtcgctgaagaagaaagcagaagatACGAGTATCTGGTGAACCTCGGCGTGTCGCCTCAAGAGATGAACAGGGAAGAATCCCAGAGTGAAGACAGCTCAGAGGAAGCGGTGCAGCAtctgagaaaagaggaagatgacACAGATGACGAGATAGAGCAACCAAGCAACTAGCAGAGGCGGGACCCCTGCCGGTGAGAACGATGCACAGTGGTTTCGCCGTCTGTACGTGCGTTTCCACACCTTCGCTTCTTAGACAGATCGCCTGCAGACGCCGGGAGGCAAAGGCAAATCTGTTTCGTTTGGCATGTGAAGAGTCCACTTGTGGGGGAGGCTGCGGGTTTGCCTATTTTTGAGAGCACTCCTGTCTGAATCATGCCTGACAACTCCGTGATCTGCGGTGGCGTTCTCCACACCGCGTTCCACCTCGAAACACACAGGCCTTACCTGTGGTGTGTGAGTTCTTGAGCAAAGCGACTTTGACCGAGACTCAAGAACTGTTGTCCAACGAATCGACCCGTGTTTCGCGCTCTTCCAAACTTCGCGGTCCCCACTGTTTGTAgctcttgttttttttccgcCGCCTTTGAGCTTCCCCGAGACCTGTCTCGTGAAAGCACCTGTGTACTGGCGAAGACACTcgcgtttgtgtgtgtgtgtgtaaaaTGATCTGAGACGGACTTTgagggtgtacatacacctgagcCAGCGCCAAGGAGCTAAACCGGGAACTCCGTTGAAGTTTCTTCCCCTTGAGCGACTTTCCTAGCGACAGCAGACAGAGGTAAAGATGCACGGCTTTGTTTCCTAACACAGAGCGGAGGTCAGAGCTGTGGGAGAATCTTTATAACCGTCGTAGCAGACTGCAATTTCGGGCAGCGGCTTAGCGAGTGAACCTCGTTCGGGCACACATTAAAGTCCGAATCAGGAGTAGAaattttttttctttgatTACTTCCAGAAAAAGTCACAAGTCCTGTCTGAGAGTGCTACTCGAGCCGGACGACGGTCCTCCACGTGTGAGTCCCTGAGAATTCGTTTCCTGTCGCTGTTCTTCGCGCATTTGGGGAGTGTCTCGCTGCGGGGTGGGTGAGCGACTGCAGATGGTCTGCGGTATGGTGTTGAGAGAGTCCATACTCTGAACGCGCTATCCGCCCTCTTCTGAGCACGGCATTCTGTAGGATTTGCAGGAAAGTCTAAACGGTGGAAGGGATCCGACGTGATAGCCTTAGGCTGCTTGCTCACAACTGAAAGGCGTCTTTACTGGACGACTGTGTTAAACCTGAGGGACGGCATGCACCTCCGCAGCAGAGTAGAGAGAAGATAAACAGACgtgaggaaaacagagaggagacggagaagcgaggagaacggatggagacagcagaaTGATCTctgaaaggagagaggcactaggaaagcagaaacgcTCTGAAATGACTTGTCGGTGAAGGCCAGAAGAACAACgtagatgaaggcgaggcaacgcagaaacggggaagaaaacgaaaagacgGCGGCCCACAGAAAACACCCCGGATAAAGGCATGTGAGCAAAATCTTTTACGACAACAAGATCAGGACGTTGCGAGTCTCTCCAGGTGGACATACACCCAAAGAACCAAGGACATCGCAGCATCCGGAGAAGTGCAGAATAGCTCTGCGACGGAGTAACAAGACGCGGCAGAAGTACCGGGACAGGAGAGAGCATTTGCTGTTTTctctgaaaagaagaagattcTTTCGCACGGAGAAGGACCGAGAGAATCaccagaggaaaaggagaccaCGGAGAGAACGCGTCGCGGAGGCCCAGTGCGACAGGCGTCCGCAACGAACAGAGAAAATTCGTGCTCCCGCGCTGCCAGCGAGGATCCGCAGACAAGACCGAGTGCACAGAACGACAGCGGAACTCAGACGGGTCAGTTCGTAGACACCGATAGCGCGGTTGatcgacgcagaagacagagaggtcgcgaggaagacagacagagaaggggaaTCTCGGACGGAAGTAGAGGCCTGGacgagcaaagagagaaacaaagcgctgcatgcgcactcAGAGCCTTTGGCATGCCGCCGCTACAGCCTCCGCCAGCCTGGAGTTATTGCGACACCAGAACACACAGAAATCGAAGGAACCCCAAAATGTGCATCGACGCCTCGACTCTGTCCAACCGGAACAGACGCAACGTACGTACACCGTCTTCTAGAAAAAACTTGAAATCTGCTTTCCACATCGGCTACTCCGCATGCATCGAAGTTCGTCCCAAAAACCATTTAGTTATTTTTATCTACTTTTCATTACACAGATGTCTTTGCAAGGTTGGACGTAGATTCAGGTGTACACGGTTCTACAGACGAAACGTATACATGTGAATAGGTAGATCAAATTAGCTCAACTTCTGTGTTGATATATCTACAACTAAACGAAACTGGAGACACATCTATTAACGATGACACCGAGAGTCTTCTTTATGGGAGTACACACAGAAGCACGGCTTCCGCGGTGGGCGTAAAGTCGAGCGCAGAGCCACCGTCGCCCACGGTTTCGGAGTGTATAGACACCAGAGCAGCCTGAGTCGAGGTGGCAAATCACCAGGAAGGGTCCCGCCTGAAACTGGGAGAGACGGATCAAGAAaatgaagagaggaaagaaaagagctAGGCGATGCTACAGAAAAGCGTACGAACTCAGCCATCAAGCCtaggagaggaaaagcgcaGCCCGCAAGGcaagagaggacgaaacaaAAGAACGGAAAACACACAACATGGGAACTTACTGCGCCGTCGAAGCCTTGATAATGAATGACGCGACTTGGTCCTTCACTttgaggtgtacgtacaccacACCGTCGCCTCCGAGAGGTGTCTGTGCCGCCGCTATGGCTTCATCGCCGATCACTTCAACGACATGCAGTGCAATTGCTTGCtgagacagagcagagaagtCTCGAGTTGCAAGGAGATTTGACTTCAGACTTTActcgttcctttctcctcttcttgcaTGTGCTTCTCCCTCATACATGCACGGAAGCAGCTGCATGCTACGGAAGGAAAAGTCAAAACAGTCGAGACCACGAGATGTACCCAGCGCTCTGTCCGCCCCTCTTTCACAGCACCAGATGTatcctctccctttttcagGTCCAGTGTAATCTGTCCGCTTCCTGAACGCGTCTCACCCACGTAGATCCACGTGAGCGCGCACAgttatacatacatatgcgcatgcaccggaATCGtaaacacacacgcacacaattatgtatataaatatatgtcTTTGCGATTTTTATGTGCACATGTAGATGTATTTATGGATACGTGTACGCACATACAGCTCTGACGTTTGTGGGCATGTGGGTATGCACAGCTGTAATGACGTATCTGTTCTAGAAACCTCTCTCTGGTATACGCACACTgaagtgtacatacactttGGTTTGACTACCTGAAGAACGTTGGTGAGGAATTCTTGACACGAGCGCGTGACcccagaggcagagacacaaggGATGCTCAGGGAAGCTTCGCCAGGCAACGATGCCCATCGCGCCCCCACCTaaggagagcaagagacCGCAGAAAATCGAGACAGAATgaatgaggaagaaggacatTTGAGACAGGGcatgaagacgaagaagagaaacgctagtgaaagaaagaaagaggaatgTCGGCGATGTGAGAGACGAACCGTCAAACACCTGCCAGAGCAACTGTTTTCAGCAGGTGATGTTCGTTTGTCGTCTAACTTGAAGGCTTCCATGACCTCGCTGATCCCTGTGTTCCTAAGTTAATGTTTCTCGTCGTCCTTAtccttttcctgttttcttaACTGTAGTCTCCGCTCTTGCATGTGATTCTTGATTTTCCTTGTTCTGTTCACTTCAACTCTTCCTGGCAGTCTCTTcatcgcctctctccccgcctctcctctctcgatCTGTGACATgactctgttctctcttgaCCTCCagcttgttctctcccttgacATCCCCACTGCTCGCTTGCTTGACCTGCGCactgttctctttctctcgttccctccctcttcttctctgcctcttgttctctctctcttcatctctccctgttctctctccttccctctccgccTTTTTGTCTTTTCATGACGAACTCTCGCAAGCCGGGcgcactgtctcctccaagCGGTTCTTTCCCGTACCTCCGCAGTGGACGtgtgaagaggaagcaggctGGCAACCGTTCTGCGGCCTTTGTCTGCGTGCTCGCCGTTGCTTGCGGCCTCTGGGCCGTCTTGCAAGAAGTCAAGGGAGAGGACATCGATGAGACATGcggtctctcgcttctcgctcttcctccctgcgctgcgcctgtcctctctgtctccatgcGGCTGCGGTTCCGTCCCGCCTCCCGGCGACTCGAGCTCGAGCAAGTCGACGGAAGACGTCGCGACGTCCGCCGCCGGCGACCCGCCTCGCTCGCTAGCCTCCCCCCGGGCGTCTTCGCTGCCGGCTCCTCTGCTCGCGCGCCGAGCCTGCGCCTCTCGGCCCTCGACCTCCGCGGCGCGGCGTCCTCCAGAGCTGCTGGAAGACACAGGCGATCGCGGCAAGCTGCTGGTTGCGAAGGAGGCGCCTCCCGACCTCGTTCCGCGGGTGACAGGCGCGGCCGCGGTGCCACTGAAGAGCGCAGCTGCAGTCAGCTCTCTGGCGGTCATGGCGCGCGGCTGGTGGGACGCGAGTGGCTGTCGCCCCGCAGTCTCGACGCTTGCCGCCGcttgcggagaagaagacgcgcgagacGAACTGTCTGCAGGATCTGCAGAAGGACCAGGCGTCGTGGAGACGACAGACGAAGCCGCTGATCGGTACCCTGTGGGACCCCACCGCCGCGgacctggagaaaagagagagaaacgcacacCAGAGCGAGAATCCAGAGGCACACGTGGAAGAATCGGAATTCGCTTTCGCCGTTCAAGAAAACGTTGTGGAGGAGGCTGTGCTGAGTTCGTGTGTCTGGAGAAGCGGGGTACTGTTGGACggggatgcatgcatacatgcggAACGAGCACCCAGAACATCATGAGACGGGCAGGTGCATGTGCGAAAACGATCTTCTGGGAACTGGAGTTCTTTGTTCCACCTTTTTAGTTCTTAGAAGATGCGGCGGGAACCACCGTTCGCACATTGATCCTCACCGTGCACCTGAAAGCcgccctccttctctgccgcctcctctGGCCCTCTAACCGCCGCCGCGCCGTTCATGCCCGAAGGAGACATCCCCTCCGCGCCGCGCGCTTGGGCACCAACGACCGCCGCCGAAGGCGCCCGCGGAGGCGCGTAGGGCGCAAAGTTCAACGAGGGCGCCACCGTCTCCTGGATACAGACGAGGGAACGCACGAGCGACAAATCAGGTCCCCTCAAGGTGGAAATGCTTGTGCGGACACACCTAGATGAATGTACAAATTCTCCTATGGATATCCGTTCTTATTTGTATGCATAAACGTATACACAGTTAAGTTGAGGAAGAGTTGCCGCGAGACATATAAGTACACACAAAGCAGTCGAGACGCGCAGaaagatacatatataaatatatatatatatgtgtgtcgaggtagagagagatggagagagaagaagaaaaaattGTCAGCTGGGCGGAGaccgagacggagagacaggtgaAAATGTGCAGATTTGTGCGTAAAAAACTCTGCCAGATGTACATGTCTCGACGGAACTACAAAGGAGCAaatgtgtctgtttttccatCTGCCTTCTCACAGGCTGTTTCGGTGGTGCCGCAAAGACCGccctgtcgccttcctccttcacACGCTGATGACGAGAAACGTATCTCTTCCCTCCCGCCGCCACGCTCTCTTCCACGaacgcctgcatgcgcaaccAACAGAAACCGCTTTCTTTCGAAGCACTCCACACACCctcatgcatgcatatacacatatacgtatatacatatggatatatatatatatatatatgtatttgtacaTGTACGCATCAGCAGATGCATGAGTATTCTTACACGTAAAagcaatatatatatatatatatatatatatatatatataggcatatATATGCGAATATGTGTACGCGTATAGAGATAGGCTTTGAAACGTGACTTCCAGTATCACAGCACGAGGAAACACTCCAGACACAAGGGCGGGGTTCAGGCCCTGAGAAGCGCAGCAGCGTAAAGTCAAGAAAATGGAAACCGAGACACacggacacacacacatgcatatatacatagaaaTACAcatacagatgcatgcatgtataaatatatatctTAAAGACTTTAGTCATATCTTTCTCAATCGCTGCGGATATAGGGGAAGGCATCTCCAAATGCGCGCAGATGCCCAGGGTGACGGGTGTCTGCGTGTGTTCTTTTGTCTCCGACTGTGCATGTCAGAAAGGATCAACGTAAGTGAACAAACGAAGACGGATAAAGATGCCTGCAATGCAAACTGGCACTGCGACGTCGAGAGGACAACTCTTTTCAATGCGTGCGTTTCTGATCCTGTGCACCGCGGAGAGAACCTTGGAAAGCTGTGAAGCTGGAGACAAGCCGGACGATGCGTTAAGAGACACCGCCACacgttccttttcttcttctgcgcctaCGTTGAGGAAGGGCAGGTTTCGGTCGACATGCACATCTTCTGTCGAGGCGTCGAAAGGGAAGATTTCTCTGCGAGATAAAAGTCCTCTCGACATCCACAGAGTCTTTGAGAGCACGGCAGATGATGCCAGGGCGAACACACGAGgcaacaagagagaaaaacaccgCGACAGAGGaccgcgaagagaaggagaagagacgatgCAATGCCTCCTGTCTACCGTCGCTGTCTGCCCACTCTCCCCTctgtgccttctctcccctctgtgccttctctcccgtctgaAGCACGCAGCCTCTCTGAACCTCTGGCGACGCAGTACTTTCCAAAAAAATTACACAGAAATCAACACAAAATATGCACATGAATCAGTGCAGGAACGCATACATAAACCAACATATCAATGTACAGAGAATACACAGAGAGTCACAAGAAAACGCGGAGGCATCAACGGAAACGACAGCACACACGCAGTCCGACACAAAACAGTCCGACAAGCGCGCAAGAgtgcctgcatgcaagcgtcTTTTCGGACTCTGAATTCGATGAACTGTTCGAACTCTGCGTACCTCAGGACCTGCCAAGAGACCAtctggaggaggaggagcccACGAAAGCAGCGCTCCTGAACTTCTGGAGGCGTCACTAGCTGTCTCTGTTGTTTCtgcagaagatgaagaaggccGCAAGAAATACCTCTGGGTCGCGAAGATTTACTCGGATCGCTTCCCGCATCCACTGTCGAGACCGACGCGCAGCGCCCATAAAAAACGCAGAGCTTCAGAATCGCGGTCAAAATCCACGCCTGCGTCGTCGGATCTTCATACGACCTGAAAAAAATGAAGAGAGGCATGCAAGCTGTCCACTAACGCAGAGGTGGGTTGTGAAAACGTCCATAAAAGCATTTCAAAATAAAAACAAATATACAAAAATATACAAACGATGCGCAGATCAATACGCAGGGaaacagacatatatattgACAGAtaaacacacaaaaaaatCTAGGGATAAATACGCACACCAATATACAATACGGACTGGTCTGTAGAAACTAGGCATAACTATTCATAAACAAGAGGTAAATATATTCAGTGTATATCTGGTGTAATTCTAAAGTGAAGGACGTGTCAGCTCAGCGGAAAAGCAGCAAGAGACTCCCTGCCCCCTGTTCGGTGTGAGCGCCTTCGACTTGTCTGATGGATGCACATGAAAGCGTTGATCTACGAAACGCTACGAGGTCGAGAGGTTTGCGTACACCGTAGACTTCACATTCGGAGCAGTTTATATCCTGCAGCTGCGAGGACAAATGGGGACCACGAAGACAAGAAACCGTTTTTACCTTTCGAGGCAGGACGCGAGCAGATCAATGACGGATTCCCCTGCGTGGTAGTAGCAACCGAACTCGCCGAGGACCCAACTGATGACCTGAACGATTCAGGAAAAGCATGCGAAAAATTCGAGATATTTGTATAAAGTAaactccctcttcttccttctctccacgtaGACGTTCTAAGCGCAAAcgctgcctctccctctttgcCCACTGCAGTCGTGCTTGTCCTGTTTCACCGCCACCGTCTCGtactccgtttttctcttcacgTGCGTTTGCAGAAgcatttttctctttcctctccatcttctctttttttccttgtctcctcgttttcgtcgcCTGTGTTCACTTTCTTTGTAGAATTCATCCCTCGCTCTCACCTGCATCAAGACGTCGGGGATGACGAGCTTTTTGCGCTCGAGGAGAGCGACCATGTCGTTGACAGCGTACTCGCGAAACGCTTTGTCAgactcttcgtcgtctgtcgGTCCCTCCGCGACAAGTTGCAGCAGCGAGTACGCCGTCGAGTAGCAGAGGCCTGCCGCCAGGTTCCCAGCTGTCGATCCACCCGAGAGGCACCGCCGCGCCCCTGCGTTCCCTCCGGACGCGAGCGGCAGCGAAGGCCCGCTCACCTCCAAGACGCACAAAATCGTCTCCAAAAACCAGCGCGGATCCGGCGAGTATCTGAACGAGACGCAACAGGAAAGTCGATACTTCGTgggggaggaaaagaagaggtcagagacagacagagagtggagagatacgaagagagaagagaaaaagagaagagagagagggagactaCGACAGTGGAAGAAGTtgaggaagagggagggaCCGAAGGGCAAGGgcagagcggagagaaaaactggagcagaaggagaaaaacgcgaaagcagcagacctacagagaaacgagaaactGGCTAAAGCATGTGTGCAGGAAGACAAAAATTCCACGCGTTTGTGCAAGCGCCAGAGCAAAGAAGCTCTgcaagtgtgtgtgtgtctccacgcCTCCCGTCGCTCACCTCTCGGCGAGCATGATGATCTTTTGAATTAAATTTGCTCGCAGGTGGGCGTCAACGGTGGCCCGCGAGTGTCCTAGAAGTTTTTCAACGACGACAGCTACGTTCACGGGATTTGTGATTTTCACCAGCAAGTCCAAAGTCTTTCTCTTGAGAGTatcgtcgctgtcttcgaGGCAATCGACGACGACGAGCTGATGCTGCGTCGCGTACGCCGGCGATACCTGCAAGCCAGAGAGCAAGTGGACACAAGCGATCTCGAGGCCTGGACCTCTCACGAGGCCCTCCGGTCTCCTTTGCTTCTAAAGTGGAgacggaacagagagaaacggctcGAATGaccggcgaagaagaagtcgcgagaaggcagagacacgcgCAACGCGGCAGCAACCACATCTCCCATCGGATCTGCcctgtagagagagagagaagaaattaaggggggaagagaacacggaacgagagcagagaggaagaagtcgaaagagagaaacagagaggggcgacagaaacagagaaatggagaagaaacggaaacgaagaagtgCAAAtgggagacaaaagagagatgAAACACTatcagagagaaggaacgagaataggcagaaagggagaagaaagaaagagaccaagagaggagagaggcagcaaacgagagaacccagagaaggcgaa
This window of the Toxoplasma gondii ME49 chromosome VI, whole genome shotgun sequence genome carries:
- a CDS encoding hypothetical protein (encoded by transcript TGME49_244280~Signal peptide predicted by SignalP 2.0 HMM (probability 0.570) with cleavage site probability 0.227 at residue 30~Predicted trans-membrane domain (TMHMM2.0):11-34), whose protein sequence is MEICQLPRVRHLRMMVAVALGALLFLSICGERILGSAASSVAAEQRATPQIASDSEQEKGTSSEEDAGPVAPEVAEEESRRYEYLVNLGVSPQEMNREESQSEDSSEEAVQHLRKEEDDTDDEIEQPSN
- a CDS encoding adapter-related protein (encoded by transcript TGME49_244290) gives rise to the protein MPSPVKMNAAGSNVSKEFFHLIKAIGEARSKQEEDRIVANEIATLKVKLNEPNISQHKMQELLIRSLYVELLGHDASFAHFHAVKMTNQTNNIKAKRLGYLACNLFLSEDNELMLLLINTIQKDLASPNILNVQSALHCVARLLTPEMLPALLPSLSSLLQHSHAAVRRKAVMAVHKVLDLKEREQERRAKLAQQKGSRASSVDEDFESEVMEGLREKMRRALCDSDPSVMAVSLHVIHRLAAKNVAAWRDLVSSLVSILKQIIDRKLPKDYEYHRVPAPWIQIKILSLLSTLAAGDQRASEEVYELLQEVMRRADAAGVNVAYAVIYECVRTIAALYPYPKLLDIAGCSISRFISAENNNLRYVGVTGLAAVVQVSPAYATQHQLVVVDCLEDSDDTLKRKTLDLLVKITNPVNVAVVVEKLLGHSRATVDAHLRANLIQKIIMLAERYSPDPRWFLETILCVLEVSGPSLPLASGGNAGARRCLSGGSTAGNLAAGLCYSTAYSLLQLVAEGPTDDEESDKAFREYAVNDMVALLERKKLVIPDVLMQVISWVLGEFGCYYHAGESVIDLLASCLERSYEDPTTQAWILTAILKLCVFYGRCASVSTVDAGSDPSKSSRPRGISCGLLHLLQKQQRQLVTPPEVQERCFRGLLLLQMVSWQVLREIFPFDASTEDVHVDRNLPFLNAFVEESVAAGGKRYVSRHQRVKEEGDRAVFAAPPKQPETVAPSLNFAPYAPPRAPSAAVVGAQARGAEGMSPSGMNGAAAVRGPEEAAEKEGGFQVHGPRRWGPTGYRSAASSVVSTTPGPSADPADSSSRASSSPQAAASVETAGRQPLASHQPRAMTARELTAAALFSGTAAAPVTRGTRSGGASFATSSLPRSPVSSSSSGGRRAAEVEGREAQARRASRGAGSEDARGEASERGGSPAADVATSSVDLLELESPGGGTEPQPHGDREDRRSAGRKSEKRETACLIDVLSLDFLQDGPEAASNGEHADKGRRTVASLLPLHTSTAEVGARWASLPGEASLSIPCVSASGVTRSCQEFLTNVLQQAIALHVVEVIGDEAIAAAQTPLGGDGVVYVHLKVKDQVASFIIKASTAQLAEAVAAACQRL